The Vitis riparia cultivar Riparia Gloire de Montpellier isolate 1030 chromosome 3, EGFV_Vit.rip_1.0, whole genome shotgun sequence genome includes a region encoding these proteins:
- the LOC117910872 gene encoding cell number regulator 1-like: MNHSHSEHEVYGADRHVGHASSPGFPNPSPAAPPPAPAYAAPYFVQLGGGTRRWSTGLCHCCDDAANCLITCCCPCITFGQIAEIVSKGSSNCAVSGALYALLCLTGLACLYSCAYRSRMRAQYDLEDAPCVDCLVHVFCEGCSLCQEYRELKNRGFDMGIGWEANVDRQRRGITLPPMVAQGMTR, from the exons ATGAATCATTCACATTCTGAGCATGAGGTGTATGGGGCAGATAGGCATGTGGGTCATGCCTCTTCTCCTGGATTCCCAAATCCCAGTCCAGCTGCTCCACCACCAGCTCCAGCTTATGCTGCCCCGTACTTTGTGCAGTTGGGCGGCGGCACCAGGCGCTGGTCTACTGGTCTTTGCCATTGCTGCGATGATGCTGCAAATT GCTTGATCACTTGCTGTTGCCCTTGCATCACATTTGGGCAGATCGCAGAGATAGTGAGTAAAGGATCCTCAA ATTGTGCGGTGAGTGGTGCTCTGTATGCGCTACTGTGTTTAACTGGTTTGGCCTGCTTGTATTCTTGTGCTTATCGTTCGAGGATGAGGGCTCAGTATGACCTGGAAGACGCACCTTGTGTTGATTGCCTAGTCCACGTCTTTTGTGAGGGGTGTTCACTGTGTCAAGAGTATAGAGAGCTCAAGAACCGCGGATTTGACATGGGAATAG GTTGGGAAGCCAATGTTGATAGACAAAGGCGGGGAATTACTCTACCTCCGATGGTGGCACAAGGCATGACCAGATGA